In the Parasteatoda tepidariorum isolate YZ-2023 chromosome 3, CAS_Ptep_4.0, whole genome shotgun sequence genome, one interval contains:
- the LOC107440880 gene encoding uncharacterized protein isoform X1, whose product MWKVFLLLSVLLPFANCSCKGCSGYTQVDASDNAVIEAAVQATKTFSGQHFSKFHLKVLAILDGNQSVCLDEPLCGKTASYQLEVSLGLTNCLKTEMSYETAQDCDSSDSSNNWICKLIIQKGRKGQFLSTSSSCRA is encoded by the exons ATGTGGAAAGTGTTTTTGTTGCTGTCTGTTTTGCTCCCGTTTGCAAATTGCAGTTGCAAAGGTTGCAGTGGTTATACTCAAGTGGATGCATCTGACAACGCTGTCATAGAAGCTGCTGTTCaagcaacaaaaacattttccgGACagcatttttcgaaatttcatttGAAGGTACTCGCCATACTCGATGGAAACCAATCAGTGTGCTTGGATGAACCATTATGTGGG AAAACCGCATCCTATCAATTAGAAGTGTCTCTTGGATTGACGAACTGCTTAAAGACGGAGATGAGTTACGAAACAGCTCAAGATTGTGATTCGTCTGACTCATCA AACAACTGGATTTGCAAACTCATTATTCAGAAAGGCAGAAAAGGTCAATTTCTCTCGACAAGTTCAAGCTGCCGTGCATGA
- the LOC107440880 gene encoding uncharacterized protein isoform X2 produces the protein MWKVFLLLSVLLPFANCSCKGCSGYTQVDASDNAVIEAAVQATKTFSGQHFSKFHLKVLAILDGNQSVCLDEPLCGKTASYQLEVSLGLTNCLKTEMSYETAQDCDSSDSSWICKLIIQKGRKGQFLSTSSSCRA, from the exons ATGTGGAAAGTGTTTTTGTTGCTGTCTGTTTTGCTCCCGTTTGCAAATTGCAGTTGCAAAGGTTGCAGTGGTTATACTCAAGTGGATGCATCTGACAACGCTGTCATAGAAGCTGCTGTTCaagcaacaaaaacattttccgGACagcatttttcgaaatttcatttGAAGGTACTCGCCATACTCGATGGAAACCAATCAGTGTGCTTGGATGAACCATTATGTGGG AAAACCGCATCCTATCAATTAGAAGTGTCTCTTGGATTGACGAACTGCTTAAAGACGGAGATGAGTTACGAAACAGCTCAAGATTGTGATTCGTCTGACTCATCA TGGATTTGCAAACTCATTATTCAGAAAGGCAGAAAAGGTCAATTTCTCTCGACAAGTTCAAGCTGCCGTGCATGA